From a region of the Podarcis muralis chromosome 16, rPodMur119.hap1.1, whole genome shotgun sequence genome:
- the MORC2 gene encoding ATPase MORC2 isoform X3 — translation MRIGKDFILFTKKDNSLTCLFLSRTFHEEEGIDEVIVPLPTWNARTGEPWTDNMEKFSIETELIYKYSPFKSEQEIMEQFNKISGDKGTLVIIFNLKLMDNGEPELDVTSDPRDIQMAETPPEGTKPERRSFRAYAAVLYIDPRMRIFIHGHKVQTKRLSCCLFKPRMYKYTSKRFKTRAEQEVKKTEHLARIAEEKAREAESKARALELRLGGDLTRESRVMLRQAQDVAITMRREADVKKRIREAKQRALKEPKELNFIFGVNIEQRHLDGMFIYNCSRLIKMYEKVGPQLEGGMACGGVVGVVDVPYLVLEPTHNKQDFADAKEYRHLLRAMGEHLAQYWKDVEIAQKGISKFWDDFGYLSANWNQPPSNELRYKRRRAMEIPTTIQCDLCLKWRTLPFQLSSVEQENPDTWVCAMNPSPDQDRCETPEQKQKVPLCVLRKEKSQEEKQKELSEKIRREQEKLEALQKTTPIRSQADLRKLPLEVTTRPALENSDPLSRPQRPRSPPLPDVIRNAPSKPPAPLTTSRSTGQQNKGPPPRPATSSSKPQSSVSREEARLSNHAAVTPGRSTSTSVRPASKPAASGRAPPAPLQNSKNHHRSPSPRPAKGQLSLKKSSVVKHPQASGSQKRSISSIEDELEEEIGPRKEKRKHGRHVTVKEEKKDANEVEVELTDSGGDEDLAELKRAQKDKGLHVEVRVNKEWFTGRVTCVEAGKKGIRWKVKFDYVPTDTTPRDRWVEKNSKDVRLMKPPSPELRTPDTQEQEKEDLAPQPSTSECVRTEPDTTASSNSHETADLLAQSLRNCLRYFLPPNFPISKNDLSAMNLEELAAFPLKEYFKQYEKGLKNLCNSYQTQANAQAKASEEKLHVQEQKLIETKEKLQKLRTNIVSLLKKVQEDIDFSTDDELDAYIEDLITRGD, via the exons ATGCGTATTGGCAAGGATTTTATCCTCTTCACGAAGAAGGACAACAGCCTCACTTGCCTCTTCTTGTCTCGCACATTTCATGAGGAAGAAGGAATTGATgag GTGATTGTTCCACTGCCCACCTGGAATGCTCGTACTGGGGAACCCTGGACAGACAACATGGAGAAATTCTCCATTGAGACTGAACTAATTTACAAGTATTCTCCCTTTAAATCAGAGCAGGAAATAATGGAACAGTTTAACAAGATCTCTGGGGACAAAG GGACTCTGGTGATAATCTTCAACCTCAAACTGATGGATAATGGTGAACCTGAGCTGGATGTGACCTCAGATCCCCGAGACATCCAGATGGCTGAAACACCACCTGAGGGAAC GAAGCCAGAGCGTCGTTCCTTCCGTGCTTATGCTGCTGTGCTCTACATTGATCCCAGAATGAGAATATTTATCCATGGACACAAAGTGCAGACTAAGCGTCTTTCCTGCTGCTTATTCAAGCCTAG GATGTACAAATATACTTCCAAGCGGTTCAAGACCAGAGCGGAGCAGGAAGTGAAGAAAACAGAGCATCTGGCTCGGATTG CTGAAGAAAAGGCTCGGGAAGCTGAGAGCAAAGCCCGTGCTTTGGAGCTGCGCTTGGGAGGGGACCTCACTAGGGAATCCAGG GTCATGTTGCGCCAAGCCCAGGATGTGGCGATAACCATGCGTAGAGAGGCAGATGTTAAGAAGAGGATCAGGGAGGCAAAGCAGCG AGCCCTCAAGGAACCAAAGGAGCTGAACTTCATCTTTGGCGTGAACATTGAGCAGCGGCATTTGGATGGGATGTTTATCTATAACTGCAGCCGACTGATTAAGATGTATGAGAAGGTGGGCCCGCAGCTGGAGGGTGGCAT GGCATGCGGTGGTGTTGTCGGAGTGGTTGACGTCCCCTACCTGGTTTTGGAGCCAACACATAACAAGCAGGACTTTGCCGATGCCAAGGAGTATCGGCACTTACTAAGGGCAATGGGAGAACATTTGGCTCAGTACTGGAAGGATGTTGAGATTG CACAGAAAGGTATAAGCAAGTTCTGGGATGACTTTGGCTATTTATCTGCTAACTGGAACCAGCCTCCATCAAATGAATTGCGTTACAAGCGGCGGAGAGCCATGGAGATCCCCACCACCATTCAGTGCG ACTTGTGTCTGAAATGGCGGACCCTCCCCTTCCAGCTCAGCTCCGTGGAGCAGGAAAACCCAGACACCTGGGTTTGTGCCATGAACCCCAGCCCTGATCAGGACAG GTGTGAAACTCCTGAGCAGAAGCAGAAGGTTCCCCTGTGTGTGCTGCGGAAAGAGAAGTCTCAGGAGGAAAAGCAGAAAGAGCTGTCAGAGAAAATTCGCCGGGAGCAGGAGAAGCTGGAGGCGCTGCAG AAAACGACTCCAATACGTTCCCAAGCTGACCTGCGGAAGCTGCCCTTGGAAGTCACCACCCGTCCAGCACTAGAG AATTCAGACCCGCTGAGTAGGCCACAGCGGCCACGCTCTCCCCCTCTGCCAGATGTGATTCGAAATGCTCCCAGCAAGCCTCCTGCCCCACTGACCACTTCCAGGTCCACTGGCCAGCAGAATAAGGGGCCCCCACCTCGGCCAGCCACCAGCAGCTCTAAGCCACAGAGTTCAGTCTCCAGGGAAGAAGCCAGGCTTTCCAATCACGCGGCGGTGACACCTGGGAGGTCCACATCCACCTCTGTCAGGCCTGCCTCCAAGCCTGCAGCAAGTGGCAGGGCGCCCCCTGCTCCTCTTCAGAACTCCAAGAACCACCACAgatcccccagcccaagacctGCAAAGGGACAGCTGTCGCTGAAGAAATCCTCTGTCGTGAAGCACCCCCAG GCTTCAGGTTCCCAGAAGAGAAGCATTAGCTCAATAGAGGATGAATTGGAAGAGGAAATTGGGccaaggaaagagaagaggaaacaTGGGCGACACGTGAcagtgaaagaagaaaagaaagacgcCAACGAGGTGGAGGTGGAA CTCACAGACAGCGGAGGGGACGAAGATTTGGCAGAACTGAAGAGGGCACAGAAAG ATAAAGGACTCCACGTGGAAGTCCGAGTGAACAAGGAGTGGTTCACTGGCCGAGTTACATGTGTGGAGGCGGGCAAGAAAGGTATCCGCTGGAAAGTGAAGTTTGACTATGTCCCGACAGATACCACCCCAAGAGATCGCtg GGTCGAGAAAAACAGCAAGGATGTTCGACTCATGAAGCCTCCCTCACCAGAACTGCGAACTCCAGACACTCAAGAGCAAGAGAAGGAAGACCTTGCTCCTCAGCCCTCTACCTCGGAGTGCGTCCGGACTGAGCCGGACACCACCGCTTCCAGCAACAGCCATGAGACTGCAGACTTACTAGCTCAATCTCTCCG GAATTGTTTGCGGTACTTCTTGCCCCCAAATTTCCCCATCTCCAAGAATGACCTGAGTGCCATGAATTTGGAAGAGTTGGCAGCTTTCCCTCTG